In Plasmodium falciparum 3D7 genome assembly, chromosome: 13, the following are encoded in one genomic region:
- a CDS encoding DNA-directed RNA polymerase III subunit RPC1, putative, which translates to MMKKKNIDIEELKRLIEESSMKKRFVKDIKRNCEIKSIRFGIMSKEDIIKYSEVKIMNREMYKNNSGIPYPYGVLDLKLGAHKSNSVCETCNKKLINCSGHFGYIELNYPVFHIGYYKYIIHILYCICKYCSSLLLSKEKIDFYCNLKKKSTDDSFYKKHLFKRILNNCKKVNKCYICGNPQGVIKKIIKPSLDQFMKLKHILKVKENGKMIIKEEDLNSLYVLKLFKNINPYHVKLLNIENPEKLIITALLVPPNTIRPSVIIDEHGTAEDDLTCILSEITQLNNTIYNQCTNGYQTNQFLGNVEFLQLQITRFINSDSPAVSQLLATQNISKPGRGICQRLKGKEGRFRCNLSGKRVDFSSRTVISPDPNISIDEVVIPKIIAMRLTYPETVNKYNIDKLKMLIKNGCNKWPGANYIIKKSKKGIDPYSDISTSYNNNSNNISSIGCSNIFNVVNNYINNNCKNVRYNIKDVNNNVLLKDMCDINNMNNDINNNINNIYKNTSETNLCNVNNHNNNNNIYCNNQTQDNEEERKNSQFNKISLKYANKNHVIQNLNIGDVVERHICDGDIVLFNRQPSLHRMSIMCHKAKIMDFKTFRFNECVCSPYNADFDGDEMNLHVPQTEEARAEALYLMNVKHNLITPKNGEVIIALTQDFLSASYIITNKDTFLDRDTFCLLCSYFSDASLYIELPIPAILKPKELWTGKQLISVLIKPNKKENTIINFEIQEREYSNKFGDLKHLCLNDSYVCFYKSELICGSLGKKVLGSSKYGLFYYLIHHNSSHIALKIMNRLSKLTSRYFSNKGMTIGIDDVRPSQTLTEKKKDLLLKGYEKVNNEIILYNEKKMQIQPGCTLEETLEIKVKSILDDLRNDAGKTCNQYLHYLNKPLIMFNSGAKGALINIAQMIACVGQQNVAGQRIQNGFINRTLPHFHFHCKDSESRGFVQNSFYTGLSPTEFFFHTMSGREGLVDTAVKTAETGYMQRRLMKALEDLSIHYDYSVRSCDKQIVQFIYGDDALNPSYIDNNNTYLDQFDKVFDHIVSISSSHLLLSYKNKIPYLPHVQHQNKTSNMNNIYNNMNNINNNDSNRSIIYNNDSNMNNINNNDSNMNNINNNDSNMNSIHNNNSNMNNIHNNDSNRSIIHNNDSNMNSIHNNDSNMNSIHNNNSNMNNIHNNDSNRSIIHNNDSNMNSIHNNDSNNNNNYKDCTHNPYICNESLIIRNIMNRLIYQNIAQEDLFIPLEHDEFLVNKIMESYTDQECNYEDIIRSLDLNKNVSYIHNDQGKHLSLQMCAEEHITINNTNNDNTYVEQIEMKELSKNKTKEKQSFKGTIRDMHEDSEEQMNKFITKKAKFFIEKKKGKMHECNDDIEYNNTQYDNIQYNNISCNYIKSQNLENTHHQVNNDLSFIKNNVILPPKEYHSIFHFVNDYRNVVEIKNLMDKKKIFLNNSEKNVVQSKYNRMSKNLKKKIEIINNIYRNEKKKLNRWKTKMDNDDNYWSSDDDSIIAKKIIKIKNKEKRKYHPKEEKENFDRNNYKMITDNNNNDNNNNNNDNNNNDNNNNNNNNSNNNNYYYNLHDDVNNLGVTNYNTNIYPNDCNGIYEKETNNNELTTNSNMCDKNNDFSDEFFNNINENDLLYDNKYYRQIFKNVIGFVSVFEYVESYKQHYILFPYEIIKWTSFLLEYLTEIIPTNIFLHTKLSKKEKPTHQKNTGKMKIYIEEIKKWLFIKAINIYKYFSFKKSIELIKKKDYFNYIIKNYDISHRYIIHDYSFINLKQLYLFIFFNIYKYFKYISTPGDAVGSISAQSIGEPGTQMTLKTFHFAGVASMNVTLGVPRIKEIINASNSIQTPILNIPLEVNDNYNFALMMKSKLEKTTIRDICMYIKEDYTSRGVFLSVKFNEELIQKLFLNINAYNIKDIILKQSHINKIKINKIHINVINKYKLHISLKNDEFIFFQMESLKKGLLDLLIYGDKDIKRCIIKKEDIEVTDNEDEICDDMDEYYNVSQGTELYERKCNSKEENKNAIRVKKEEIDDNLEKEENIIYVSEKDSVNQLKSEKKKDINDDNNNNDDNNNNDDNNNNNDDDNKINDTIFNDDINSDRNNLKENGSKLENVGEHIIERLSYKMKEKNVKKEHIKKEPNLINLDTINLDTLNFDEINVHNINNEKIEFYDEHLNICQGNKKHIQKKKKKKTVYSILVEGNSLNYVLGLEGVDFKHIISNHVINVFQVLGIEAARITIINEIKKCVEAYSIDIDIRHIMLLADIMAFTGDILGINRFGIQKARQSTLMLASFEETNEHLFVSSFFKNVDEINNISESIIVGKNIPIGTGAFQLLYDYKFEKETKNLTLLEKAERETAMNY; encoded by the exons atgatgaagaagaaaaatatcgACATAGAGGAGCTTAAAAGGCTCATTGAAGAAAGCAGCATGAAAAAAAGATTtgtaaaagatataaaaagaaattgtgaaataaaaagtataagGTTTGGTATTATGAGTAAggaagatataataaaatattcagaagtgaaaataatgaatagaGAAATGTATAAGAATAATAGTGGTATACCATATCCTTATGGTGTTTTAGATTTAAAACTAGGTGCTCATAAAAGTAACTCTGTATGTGAAACATGTAataagaaattaataaattgttCAGGACATTTTGGTTATATAGAATTGAATTATCCTGTATTTCATATtggttattataaatatataatacatatattatattgtatatgtaaatattgttcaagtttattattatcaaaggaaaaaattgatttttattgtaatttaaaaaaaaaaagtacagatgattcattttataagaaacatttatttaaaaggatattaaataattgtaaaaaagtaaataaatgttatatatgtgGGAATCCACAGGGTGTaattaagaaaataataaaacctAGTTTAGATCAATTTATgaaattaaaacatatattaaaagtaaaagaaaatgggaaaatgattataaaagaagaagattTAAATAGTTTATATGTTTTGaagttatttaaaaatataaatccaTATCatgttaaattattaaatatagaaaacccagaaaaattaattataacagCTTTATTAGTACCACCTAATACTATAAGACCATCTGTTATAATCGACGAACATGGAACGGCTGAAGATGATTTAACTTGTATTCTTTCTGAAATAACACAATTGaataatactatatataatcaatGTACGAACGGTTATCAGACGAATCAATTTCTGGGTAATGTCGAATTTTTACAATTACAAATTACAAGATTTATTAATAGTGATTCTCCGGCTGTTTCACAATTATTAGCAACACAAAATATCTCTAAACCTGGGAGAGGTATTTGTCAAAGgttaaaaggaaaagaagGAAGATTTAGATGTAACTTATCAGGAAAAAGAGTTGACTTCTCAAGTAGAACGGTGATATCACCAGATCCAAACATATCTATAGATGAAGTGGTGATACCAAAAATTATTGCCATGAGATTAACATATCCTGAGACggtgaataaatataatattgataagttaaaaatgttaataaaaaatggttGTAATAAATGGCCTGGtgcaaattatataataaagaagtcAAAAAAGGGAATTGATCCATACTCAGATATTAGCAccagttataataataatagtaataatattagtagTATTGGTTgtagtaatatatttaatgtagttaataattatattaataacaattGTAAGAACGttagatataatataaaagatgtaaataataatgtattattaaaagatatgTGCGACATaaacaatatgaataatgatataaacaataatattaacaatatatataagaatacgTCTGAAACAAACTTATGTAACGTGAACAaccacaataataataataatatatattgtaataatcAGACACAagataatgaagaagaaCGGAAAAACAGccaatttaataaaataagtttAAAATATGCAAATAAAAATCATGTTAtacaaaatttaaatattggAGATGTAGTAGAAAGACATATATGTGATGGagatattgttttatttaatagACAACCATCTTTACATCGTATGTCTATTATGTGTCATAAAGCAAAAATAATGGATTTTAAAACATTTCGTTTTAATGAATGTGTATGTTCCCCATATAATGCTGATTTTGATGGTGATGAAATGAATTTACATGTTCCACAAACAGAAGAAGCTCGTGCTGAAgctttatatttaatgaatgTAAAACATAATTTAATAACTCCAAAAAATGGAGAAGTTATAATAGCTTTAACACAAGATTTTTTATCAGCATCCTATATAATTACAAATAAAGATACATTTCTTGATAGAGATactttttgtttattatgtTCCTATTTTTCTGATGcttcattatatattgaattaCCCATTCCAGCTATTTTGAAACCTAAAGAATTATGGACAGGAAAACAATTAATTAGTGTATTAATTAAAcctaataaaaaagaaaatactattattaattttgaaATACAAGAAAGAGAATATTCCAATAAATTTGGAGATTTGAAACATTTATGTTTAAATGATTCATatgtttgtttttataaatctGAATTAATATGTGGTTCTTTAGGGAAAAAAGTTTTAGGCTCTTCAAAATATggtttgttttattatttaatacatcATAATTCAAGTCATATAgcattaaaaattatgaacagaTTATCTAAACTAACCAGTAGATACTTTTCTAATAAAGGTATGACGATAGGTATTGATGATGTAAGACCATCACAAACCTTAACagagaaaaagaaagatttattattaaaaggtTATGAAAAggtaaataatgaaattatattatataatgaaaagaagATGCAAATACAACCAGGTTGTACCTTAGAAGAAACATTAGAAATAAAAGTTAAAAGTATATTAGATGATTTAAGAAATGATGCAGGAAAAACATGTAATcaatatttacattatttaaataaaccATTAATTATGTTTAATTCGGGAGCAAAAGGAGCATTAATTAATATAGCACAAATGATTGCTTGTGTAGGACAACAAAATGTTGCTGGTCAAAGAATACAAAACGGTTTTATAAATAGAACATTACCACATTTCCATTTTCATTGTAAAGATTCAGAAAGTAGAGGATTTGTAcaaaattctttttatacaGGATTAAGTCCAAccgaatttttttttcacacaATGTCGGGAAGAGAAGGTCTTGTAGATACAGCAGTAAAAACAGCCGAAACAGGTTACATGCAAAGAAGACTTATGAAAGCATTAGAAGATTTGTCAATTCATTATGATTATTCTGTACGATCATGTGATAAACAAATCgtacaatttatatatggaGATGATGCATTAAATCCTTCgtatattgataataataatacatatctTGATCAATTTGACAAGGTATTTGATCATATTGTATCTATATCATCTAGCCATTTGTTATtatcttataaaaataaaatacctTACTTGCCTCATGTTCAGcatcaaaataaaacaagtaatatgaacaatatttataataatatgaacaatattaataataatgatagtaataggagcattatttataataatgatagtaatatgaacaatattaataataatgatagtaatatgaacaatattaataataatgatagtaatatGAACagtattcataataataatagtaatatgaacaatattcataataatgatagtaataggagcattattcataataatgatagtaatatGAACagtattcataataatgatagtaatatGAACagtattcataataataatagtaatatgaacaatattcataataatgatagtaataggagcattattcataataatgatagtaatatGAACagtattcataataatgatagtaataataacaataattataaagattGTACGCATAATCCTTATATCTGTAACGAATCATTAATTATACgtaatattatgaacagATTGATTTACCAAAACATTGCACAAGAAGATCTATTCATACCTTTAGAACATGATGAATTTTTAGTTAACAAAATTATGGAATCTTATACGGATCAGGAATGTAATTATGAAGATATCATCAGATCTTTAGATTTAAACAAAAATGTTtcttatatacataatgacCAGGGAAAACATTTATCTTTGCAAATGTGTGCAGAAGAACACATAActattaataatacaaataatgataatacatATGTTGAACAAATAGAAATGAAGGAattaagtaaaaataaaacaaaagaaaaacaatCATTTAAAGGAACGATAAGAGATATGCATGAAGATTCTGAAGAACAAATGAACAaatttataacaaaaaaggCAAAGTTTTTCATAGagaagaaaaaaggaaaaatgcATGAATGTAACGATGACATCGAATATAATAACACCCAATATGATAACAtccaatataataatatttcatgtAATTATATCAAATCTCAAAATTTAGAAAACACACATCATCAAGTTAATAACGATTTGtctttcataaaaaataacgtCATTTTACCACCAAAAGAATATCATTCCATCTTTCATTTTGTAAATGATTATAGAAATGTTGTGGAAATAAAAAACTTGatggataaaaaaaaaattttcctGAACAATTCAGAAAAAAATGTGGTGCAATCGAAATATAACAGGATGagtaaaaatttaaaaaaaaaaattgagataattaataatatatatagaaatgaaaagaaaaaattaaatcgatggaaaacaaaaatggataatgatgataattattggTCATCTGATGACGATTCTATTATTGccaagaaaattataaaaataaaaaataaagaaaaaagaaaatatcaCCCCaaagaagaaaaggaaaattttgatagaaataattataaaatgataactgataataataataatgataataataataataataatgataataataataatgataataataataataataataataatagtaataataataattattattataatcttcATGACGATGTAAACAATTTAGGAGttacaaattataatacaaatatatatcccAATGATTGTAATGGgatatatgaaaaagaaacaaataataatgaacttACAACAAATAGTAATATgtgtgataaaaataatgatttcTCTGATGAattctttaataatataaatgaaaatgatttattatatgataataaatattatagacAAATATTTAAGAATGTTATTGGTTTTGTTAGTGTTTTTGAATATGTTGAATCATATAAacaacattatattttattcccatatgaaataataaaatggacTAGCTTTTTATTAGAATATTTAACAGAAATCATTCCTACAAATATATTCCTTCATACCAAATTAtcgaaaaaagaaaaaccaactcatcaaaaaaatactgggaaaatgaagatatatatagaagaaattaaaaaatggttatttattaaagctataaatatatataaatattttagttttaaaaaaagtattgaattaatcaaaaaaaaagattattttaattatattattaaaaattatgatatatcacatagatatattatacatgattattcttttattaatttaaaacagttatatctttttatcttttttaatatatataaatattttaaatatatatctaccCCCGGTGATGCCGTTGGATCAATATCGGCTCAGTCGATTGGTGAGCCCGGAACACAAATGACGTTGAAGACTTTTCACTTTGCAG gtgTGGCTAGCATGAATGTTACCTTAGGTGTTCCtagaataaaagaaataatcaACGCATCTAACAGTATTCAAACACCAATATTAAACATCCCTTTAGAAGTGAacgataattataattttgccCTAATGATGAAATCAAAATTAGAAAAGACGACAATACGTGatatttgtatgtatataaaagaagattATACTAGTCGAGGTGTATTTCTATCCGTTAAGTTTAACGAAGAATTAATACAGAAGCTTTTTCTAAATATCAATGCATACAATATCaaagatattatattaaaacaaagtcatattaataaaataaaaattaataaaatacatattaatgtaataaataaatataaattacatatttctttaaaaaatgatgaatttatattttttcaaatggAATCCTTAAAAAAGGGTTTACTAGATCTCTTGATTTATGGAGATAAAGATATTAAAAGGTgtatcataaaaaaagaagatattgAAGTAACAGATAATGAAGATGAAATATGTGATGACATggatgaatattataatgtttCTCAAGGGACAGAGttatatgaaagaaaatgtaatagtaaagaagaaaataaaaatgctATTCGTGTTAAGAAAGAAGAAATTGATGATAATCTCGAGAAGGAAgagaatattatttatgtgtcAGAAAAGGATAGCGTTAATCAATTGAAAAGtgaaaaaaagaaggatattaatgatgataataataataatgatgataataataataatgatgataataataataataatgatgatgataataaaattaatgataCTATTTTTAATGATGACATTAACAGTGATCGAAACAACCTTAAAGAAAATGGTAGCAAATTAGAAAATGTCGGAGAACATATTATAGAAAGATTAAGCtacaaaatgaaagaaaaaaatgttaaaaaagagcatataaaaaaagaaccGAACCTTATAAATTTAGACACTATAAATTTAGATACATTAAACTTTGACGAAATAaatgtacataatataaataatgagaaAATTGAATTTTATGATgaacatttaaatatatgtcaGGGAAACAAAAaacatattcaaaaaaaaaaaaaaaaaaaaactgtaTACTCAATATTAGTAGAAGGAAATTCGTTGAATTATGTTCTTGGTTTAGAAGGTGTTGATTTTAAGCATATCATTTCTAATCATGTCATAAACGTTTTTCAA gTTTTGGGTATAGAAGCAGCCagaataacaataataaatgaaattaaaaaatgtgtaGAAGCTTATAGTATTGATATAGACATTAGACATATTATGCTCCTAGCCGACATTATGGCCTTTAC tggAGATATTTTAGGTATAAACAGGTTCGGAATACAAAAGGCTCGACAGAGTACCTTAATGTTAGCATCTTTTGAAGAAACCAATGAGcatttatttgtttcatcattttttaaaaatgtggatgaaataaataatataagtgaGAGTATCATAGTAGGAAAAAACATACCTATTGGAACAGGAGCCTTTCAACTTCTTTATGATTATAAATT tgagaaggaaacaaaaaatttaacACTCCTCGAAAAGGCAGAAAGAGAAACAGCaatgaattattaa